A single region of the Halobellus ruber genome encodes:
- the gltB gene encoding glutamate synthase large subunit — protein sequence MTKSREHTTDESDGLVDPTDERSNCGVGAVIDLDGGRSHETIADGLELLENLEHRGTTGAEENTGDGAGIKVQRPDEFFDAVLDIDLPEEYAVGSIFMPQDDAAREGLVAIFERVLADHGLDVVHWRDVPTDNSDLGATAVDSEPNVKQAFVVPDEDLASDEFDRALYVARRAAEKEVDQLDSDGAQRFYVCSLSRKTLVYKGLLKGEQLADYYPDLTDERLKTTLALVHARFSTNTLGAWHLAHPYRHIIHNGEINTIQGNINWMRSRETDLEHEAFGDDLDTLKPVINDPEQSDTASVDNAIELLLHSGRELPHVLRMLIPEAFRGDDAMSDERRDWYDYHASLIEPWDGPALVAATDGDRVAAVLDRNGLRPCRYDVTTDNTLVMASEVGALDTDPAEIEERGRLQPGQLFVADPEEGRVIPDEEVFESLTDEKYGEWVDQEQQQLDALIDPDDYDLRGEVDHLRAAQAAFGYTEDQVSHLIEPMAKEGKDPVGSMGDDTPLSVLSDFNRPLFTYFKQLFAQVTNPPLDYIREELVTSLESRLGAQRNLLDETPEHARQLVVDSPVLSDAQTETIRSLGDDADDAMTSAVVDITYDRERSLESAVERVREDAAAEIESGADVVVLSDRNLGPDRVAIPSLLATGAVHHSLVRNGLRNHAGLVVESGDPREVHHLATLVGYGADAVNPYLAYRTIADIVAGPDGADEADAIAAYTEALEDGLLKTMAKMGISTVESYQGAQIFEAVGLDSDFVAEYFEGTEIRTEGIGIDVIEEDVRTRHTVAYGDDPQLERQGEYEHRSDGIHHQWNPQTVGTIQQAVRSGDYEKYLEFAEMINDQNEQLQTLRGLLEFDSDRDPVPIEEVEPVEEVVKRFSTASMSLGSLSPEAHENNAIAMNRIGGKSGTGEGGEPPERFGTEKECNIKQVASGRFGVTSDYLTNAEELQIKMAQGSKPGEGGHLPGKKVNEMIAHVRFATPGVGLISPPPLHDIYSIEDLKQLIHDLKAANPDADINVKLVSEAGIGTIAAGVAKANADVVHISGHDGGTGASPKTSIKNAGLPWELGLAEANQMLRATDLRSRIRVTVDGGMKTGRDVAVAALLGGEEYVFGTASLVTSGCVMARQCHENTCPVGVATQRDKLRNRFPGQPEHVINYMTFIAQELREIMADLGFRSVDEMIGRPDLLTQRETDHGKARHLDLSAVIAEPDGEKRRKTEEQTHPGVADQLDYDLIEAADPALSEGTPVAIDREIGNEDRAVGATLSNRISKKYGGDGLPDNTIRCRFDGVAGQSFGAFLAGGVTMHLTGAANDYIGKGLSGGRVIVETPSNAAYEADENVLIGNVALYGATQGEMYVNGVAGERFAVRNSGVKAVVEGVGDHGCEYMTGGAVAVLGETGKNFAAGMSGGVAYVYDPDDEFAAKANTGMVSLSDTLEESDRRMLKRLVENHAAYTDSDRAAWMLESWDDVREDFVKVMPDAYAEVIEERARDDVRKDLPPAATAAADADESEAAVQTSDD from the coding sequence ATGACCAAGTCACGGGAACACACGACCGACGAGTCCGACGGGCTCGTAGATCCGACGGACGAACGGTCGAACTGCGGTGTCGGTGCGGTCATCGACCTCGACGGCGGCCGATCACACGAGACGATCGCGGACGGGCTCGAACTGCTCGAGAACCTCGAACACCGCGGCACGACCGGCGCGGAGGAAAACACCGGCGACGGGGCCGGGATCAAGGTCCAGCGCCCCGACGAGTTCTTCGATGCCGTCCTCGACATCGATCTCCCCGAGGAGTACGCCGTCGGCTCGATCTTTATGCCGCAGGACGACGCCGCCCGCGAGGGGCTGGTGGCGATCTTCGAGCGCGTCCTCGCCGACCACGGCCTCGACGTAGTACACTGGCGCGACGTCCCGACCGACAACTCGGACCTCGGTGCGACCGCCGTCGACTCGGAACCGAACGTCAAGCAGGCGTTCGTGGTCCCGGACGAGGACCTCGCTTCCGACGAGTTCGACCGGGCGCTCTACGTCGCCCGCCGCGCGGCCGAAAAGGAGGTCGACCAACTCGACTCCGACGGCGCCCAGCGCTTCTACGTCTGCTCGCTGTCGCGGAAGACGCTCGTCTACAAGGGCCTGCTGAAGGGCGAACAGCTCGCCGACTACTACCCTGACCTCACCGACGAGCGATTGAAGACCACGCTCGCGCTGGTTCACGCCCGGTTCTCGACCAACACCCTCGGCGCGTGGCATCTCGCCCACCCATACCGACACATCATCCACAACGGCGAGATCAACACCATCCAGGGCAACATCAACTGGATGCGGAGCCGGGAGACCGACCTCGAACACGAGGCCTTCGGCGACGACCTCGACACGCTGAAGCCGGTCATCAACGATCCCGAGCAGTCAGACACCGCCTCCGTCGACAACGCGATCGAACTGCTGCTCCACAGCGGGCGGGAGCTCCCCCACGTCCTCCGGATGCTGATCCCGGAGGCGTTCCGCGGCGACGACGCGATGAGCGACGAGCGCCGGGACTGGTACGACTACCACGCCTCCCTGATCGAGCCGTGGGACGGCCCCGCGCTGGTGGCCGCCACCGACGGCGACCGCGTGGCCGCCGTCCTGGATCGGAACGGCCTCCGACCCTGCCGGTACGACGTCACCACCGACAACACCCTGGTGATGGCCAGCGAGGTCGGCGCCCTGGACACCGACCCCGCTGAGATCGAGGAGCGCGGTCGGCTCCAGCCCGGCCAGCTGTTCGTCGCCGACCCCGAGGAGGGGCGGGTCATCCCCGACGAGGAGGTCTTCGAGTCGCTGACCGACGAGAAGTACGGCGAGTGGGTCGACCAGGAACAACAGCAGCTCGACGCCCTGATCGACCCCGACGACTACGACCTCCGCGGCGAGGTCGACCACCTCCGGGCGGCCCAGGCGGCGTTCGGGTACACCGAGGATCAGGTGAGCCACCTCATCGAGCCGATGGCCAAGGAAGGGAAAGACCCCGTCGGGTCGATGGGCGACGACACGCCCCTATCCGTGTTATCCGACTTCAACCGGCCACTTTTCACCTATTTCAAGCAGCTGTTCGCGCAGGTCACCAACCCGCCGCTCGATTACATCCGCGAGGAGCTCGTCACCTCCCTCGAGTCGCGGCTGGGCGCCCAGCGGAACCTCCTCGATGAGACCCCCGAGCACGCCCGACAGCTCGTCGTCGACTCGCCGGTGCTGTCGGACGCACAGACCGAGACGATCCGGTCGCTGGGCGACGACGCCGACGACGCGATGACCTCGGCGGTCGTCGACATCACCTACGACCGCGAGCGGTCGCTGGAGTCCGCGGTCGAGCGGGTCCGCGAGGACGCCGCCGCCGAGATCGAGTCCGGCGCCGACGTCGTCGTCCTGTCGGACCGGAACCTCGGCCCCGATCGGGTCGCGATCCCGAGCCTGCTTGCGACCGGCGCGGTCCACCACAGCCTGGTTCGCAACGGGCTCCGGAACCACGCCGGACTGGTCGTCGAGTCCGGCGACCCCCGCGAGGTACATCACCTCGCGACGCTGGTCGGCTACGGTGCCGACGCGGTAAACCCCTATCTCGCCTACCGAACCATCGCCGACATCGTCGCCGGCCCCGACGGCGCCGACGAGGCGGACGCCATCGCGGCGTACACGGAGGCGCTGGAGGACGGCCTCCTGAAGACGATGGCGAAGATGGGGATCTCCACGGTTGAGTCCTACCAGGGCGCACAGATCTTCGAGGCGGTCGGCCTCGACTCGGATTTCGTCGCGGAGTACTTCGAGGGCACGGAGATCCGGACCGAGGGCATCGGCATCGACGTGATCGAGGAGGACGTCCGCACCCGACACACCGTCGCGTACGGCGACGACCCGCAACTCGAACGCCAGGGCGAGTACGAACACCGCTCGGACGGCATCCACCACCAGTGGAACCCACAGACCGTGGGGACGATCCAGCAGGCCGTCCGGTCGGGCGACTACGAGAAGTACCTGGAGTTCGCGGAGATGATCAACGACCAGAACGAGCAACTCCAGACGCTCCGTGGGCTGCTCGAGTTCGACTCCGACCGCGATCCGGTCCCCATCGAGGAGGTCGAGCCCGTCGAGGAGGTCGTCAAACGCTTCTCGACGGCGTCGATGAGCCTCGGATCGCTGTCGCCGGAAGCCCACGAGAACAACGCGATCGCGATGAACCGGATCGGCGGGAAGTCGGGTACCGGCGAGGGCGGCGAACCCCCCGAGCGGTTCGGCACCGAAAAGGAGTGCAACATCAAGCAGGTCGCCTCCGGCCGCTTCGGGGTCACTTCCGACTACCTCACCAACGCCGAGGAGCTCCAGATCAAGATGGCCCAGGGGTCGAAGCCCGGCGAGGGCGGCCACCTCCCCGGCAAGAAGGTCAACGAGATGATCGCCCACGTCCGCTTTGCGACCCCGGGCGTCGGGCTCATCTCGCCGCCGCCGCTCCACGACATCTACTCCATCGAGGACCTGAAACAGCTCATCCACGACCTGAAGGCCGCAAACCCCGACGCCGACATCAACGTGAAGCTGGTCTCGGAGGCCGGGATCGGCACCATCGCCGCCGGCGTCGCGAAGGCGAACGCCGACGTCGTCCACATCTCGGGCCACGACGGCGGGACGGGCGCGTCGCCGAAGACCTCGATCAAGAACGCCGGCCTGCCCTGGGAACTCGGGCTCGCGGAGGCCAACCAGATGCTCCGGGCGACGGACCTCCGCTCCCGGATCCGCGTCACGGTCGACGGCGGGATGAAGACCGGCCGCGACGTCGCGGTCGCGGCGCTGCTCGGCGGCGAGGAGTACGTCTTCGGGACCGCCTCCCTGGTCACCTCCGGCTGCGTGATGGCGCGACAGTGCCACGAGAACACCTGCCCGGTCGGCGTCGCCACCCAGCGCGACAAACTCCGGAACCGGTTCCCCGGCCAGCCCGAGCACGTCATCAACTACATGACGTTCATCGCCCAGGAGCTGCGGGAGATTATGGCCGACCTCGGCTTCCGCTCAGTCGACGAGATGATCGGCCGTCCCGACCTCCTCACCCAGCGGGAGACCGACCACGGGAAGGCCCGCCACCTCGACCTCTCGGCGGTCATCGCCGAGCCCGACGGCGAAAAGCGCCGGAAGACCGAAGAGCAGACCCACCCCGGCGTGGCCGACCAGCTCGATTACGACCTCATCGAGGCGGCCGACCCCGCGCTCTCGGAGGGGACGCCGGTGGCGATCGACCGGGAGATCGGAAACGAGGACCGCGCGGTGGGCGCGACGCTGTCGAACCGCATCTCGAAGAAGTACGGCGGCGACGGCCTCCCGGACAACACCATCCGGTGTCGGTTCGACGGCGTCGCCGGCCAGTCGTTCGGCGCGTTCCTCGCCGGCGGCGTGACGATGCACCTGACGGGTGCCGCCAACGACTACATCGGCAAGGGACTCTCCGGCGGCCGCGTGATCGTGGAGACCCCGTCGAACGCGGCCTACGAGGCCGACGAGAACGTCCTGATCGGGAACGTGGCGCTGTACGGCGCCACCCAGGGCGAGATGTACGTCAACGGCGTCGCGGGCGAGCGCTTCGCCGTCCGGAACTCCGGCGTGAAGGCGGTTGTCGAGGGCGTCGGCGACCACGGCTGTGAGTATATGACCGGCGGCGCGGTCGCGGTGCTCGGCGAGACCGGCAAGAACTTCGCCGCGGGGATGTCCGGCGGCGTAGCGTACGTCTACGACCCCGACGACGAGTTCGCCGCGAAGGCCAACACCGGGATGGTGTCGCTGTCCGACACCCTCGAGGAGTCGGACCGCCGGATGCTGAAGCGCCTCGTGGAGAACCACGCGGCCTACACCGACAGCGACCGCGCGGCGTGGATGCTCGAGTCGTGGGACGACGTCCGCGAGGACTTCGTGAAGGTGATGCCCGACGCCTACGCCGAGGTGATCGAAGAGCGGGCCCGCGACGACGTCCGGAAGGACCTGCCGCCGGCGGCGACGGCGGCCGCCGACGCCGACGAGAGCGAGGCGGCCGTCCAGACCAGCGACGACTGA
- a CDS encoding lycopene cyclase domain-containing protein, which translates to MAFARDDAGLQADLGALASQIHPVFMLPPVAASAFGAVIAGRVAVVPLLLHAAATFFAVYTAHVKDGYVDFHSRGEDDDHPMTAAGCRRALVGAGIGFAAASVGLWIAVGPFAAALALPMWLLGFLHAPQFDTNPVTTTLGYPLGIATAIVGGCYAQTGAVAGEALAFGVVFAVTLAGVKVIDDSTDYDYDRSIDKRTVAVALGRRRARRLAYALLYAGFTLVVVFTVDGLFPTAAPLAAVAFGGVAAVTTRADAELATKLLIRGAYVFLAVLVASVWFRPLAGVSLPDIGILGPYTYLATEVAFGALAVALLYRAGALRRAARTILVLYPLAFVWDWYTLTVGVFAIQLRTGVDLAGIPVEEHLFMIVVPALVVGIHETLSEL; encoded by the coding sequence ATGGCGTTCGCACGCGACGACGCCGGCCTGCAAGCCGACCTCGGGGCGTTGGCGTCGCAGATCCATCCGGTGTTTATGTTGCCGCCGGTGGCGGCGAGCGCGTTCGGGGCCGTGATCGCGGGCCGCGTCGCGGTCGTGCCGCTGCTGTTGCACGCCGCGGCGACGTTCTTCGCGGTCTACACCGCCCACGTGAAGGACGGCTACGTCGACTTTCATTCCCGCGGCGAGGACGACGACCACCCGATGACGGCCGCGGGGTGCCGGCGCGCGCTCGTCGGCGCCGGAATCGGGTTCGCGGCCGCCAGCGTCGGCCTCTGGATCGCGGTCGGTCCCTTTGCGGCCGCGCTTGCGCTCCCGATGTGGCTCCTCGGGTTCCTCCACGCCCCGCAGTTCGACACCAACCCCGTGACCACGACCCTCGGGTACCCGCTGGGGATCGCTACCGCCATCGTCGGCGGCTGCTACGCCCAGACGGGGGCGGTCGCCGGCGAGGCGCTCGCGTTCGGGGTGGTGTTCGCGGTCACGCTCGCGGGCGTGAAGGTCATCGACGACAGCACCGACTACGACTACGACCGCTCGATCGACAAGCGGACCGTCGCGGTCGCGCTGGGGCGCCGACGGGCCCGTCGGCTGGCGTACGCGCTGCTGTACGCCGGGTTCACCCTGGTCGTCGTGTTCACGGTCGACGGGCTGTTCCCGACGGCGGCGCCGCTGGCCGCGGTGGCGTTCGGGGGCGTGGCGGCGGTCACCACCCGTGCCGATGCCGAACTGGCGACTAAGCTCCTGATCCGCGGCGCCTACGTCTTCCTCGCGGTACTCGTCGCGAGCGTCTGGTTTCGGCCCCTCGCCGGGGTGTCGCTCCCCGACATCGGCATCCTCGGACCGTACACCTACCTCGCAACCGAGGTCGCGTTCGGCGCCCTGGCGGTTGCGCTCCTCTATCGCGCCGGCGCGCTCCGCCGGGCGGCTCGGACGATCCTCGTCCTGTACCCGCTTGCGTTCGTGTGGGACTGGTACACCCTGACCGTGGGCGTGTTCGCCATCCAACTCCGGACCGGCGTCGACCTCGCCGGCATCCCGGTCGAGGAGCACCTGTTCATGATCGTCGTCCCCGCCCTCGTGGTGGGGATCCACGAGACGCTGTCGGAGCTGTAA
- a CDS encoding DUF7266 family protein, with translation MTTDAPRRTGSRGGRSASGPRADRAVSITVNYVIVLGLTAVLVSGLLVGAAGYVQDQRTNVVREELTVVAEQLAAGIGDADRLARADAQSRSVRVGVTLPPRVAGESYRIEVTQLATPAGQPTRHELTLRSANTDVSVTLTVSTLVDIDEGSVDGGWVIVRLDPAGPSLVLSDGGPSGSLSLAAPTRGGTRI, from the coding sequence ATGACGACGGACGCGCCGCGACGTACGGGCTCCCGGGGCGGTCGATCCGCTTCGGGCCCGCGCGCCGACCGCGCCGTCTCGATCACGGTGAACTACGTGATCGTGCTGGGGCTCACGGCCGTCCTCGTCTCGGGGCTGCTCGTCGGCGCCGCCGGCTACGTCCAAGACCAGCGCACGAACGTCGTCCGCGAGGAACTCACCGTCGTCGCCGAGCAGCTTGCGGCCGGGATCGGCGACGCCGACCGGCTCGCACGGGCGGACGCACAGTCGCGATCGGTCCGCGTCGGGGTGACCCTCCCCCCGCGGGTGGCGGGTGAGTCCTACCGGATCGAGGTGACCCAACTCGCGACTCCGGCCGGGCAGCCGACGCGCCACGAACTGACGCTGCGCTCGGCGAACACCGATGTGAGCGTCACGCTTACCGTCTCGACGCTCGTCGACATCGACGAGGGATCGGTCGATGGGGGGTGGGTGATCGTCCGGCTCGACCCGGCCGGACCGTCGCTCGTGCTCTCGGACGGCGGCCCGTCGGGGTCGCTGTCGCTCGCGGCGCCGACCCGGGGAGGGACTCGGATATGA
- a CDS encoding DUF7289 family protein: MRRDGGCGPLRDSERGVSETISFVLVFALVIASVSTVYAVGVPELEATRDAERVENAQRAFDVLADNLDDLLEGAPSRGTEVKLAEATLRSADDARMNVTVDPDGAPQQSWEASLSPLVYDVQAGGQVRLSNGAVLRDSARGTASVVRGPPLVVDDDRVLITMIKQEHVGSAAVGGDRTIRVRMAASRPRRFYDNETTGFDTVRVNVTTPYTDAWARHYESVGFSCTEVDVPGPNTPGRVSCTVDDVSDVDRVTVVWLRVSTEFE, from the coding sequence ATGCGACGCGACGGGGGATGCGGGCCGCTACGCGATTCCGAGCGCGGCGTCAGCGAGACCATCAGCTTCGTGCTCGTGTTCGCTCTCGTGATTGCGTCCGTCAGTACCGTCTACGCCGTCGGCGTCCCCGAACTCGAAGCCACCCGCGACGCCGAGCGGGTCGAGAACGCCCAACGGGCGTTCGACGTCCTCGCGGACAACCTCGACGACCTGCTGGAGGGCGCTCCGAGCCGGGGAACCGAGGTGAAACTCGCGGAGGCGACGCTCCGCTCCGCCGACGACGCCCGGATGAACGTCACCGTCGATCCGGACGGTGCGCCCCAGCAGTCCTGGGAGGCCTCGCTGTCGCCGCTGGTGTACGACGTCCAGGCCGGCGGCCAGGTCCGCCTGAGCAACGGCGCGGTGCTCAGAGACTCCGCACGCGGGACCGCGTCGGTGGTCCGCGGGCCGCCGCTCGTGGTCGACGACGACCGCGTTCTGATAACGATGATCAAACAGGAACACGTCGGCTCCGCGGCCGTCGGTGGGGACCGGACGATCCGGGTGCGGATGGCCGCGAGCCGCCCCCGGCGCTTCTACGACAACGAGACGACGGGCTTCGATACGGTCCGCGTGAACGTCACCACGCCGTACACCGACGCGTGGGCCCGCCACTACGAGTCGGTCGGCTTCTCGTGTACCGAGGTCGACGTGCCGGGGCCGAACACCCCCGGACGGGTCTCGTGTACCGTCGACGACGTGAGCGACGTCGACCGCGTCACGGTGGTGTGGCTCCGGGTGTCCACCGAGTTCGAGTGA
- a CDS encoding DUF7288 family protein has protein sequence MDRAQAHTLEAITASLILVSSLVFALQVTAVTPLTGSTSSQHIENQQAAAAEGVLAAAADNGTLERTLLYWNESADNWHDATADGYVQGPPPTAFGDTLKRTFLDRGIVFDLTLYYIDGDGDRQRQSIVDLGQPSDHASTASRIVTLADDDPLREPDGSPASATLSNASYLVPDADPDGALYSVVEVELVVWRM, from the coding sequence ATGGACCGCGCACAGGCCCACACGCTCGAGGCGATCACCGCGTCGCTGATCCTCGTGTCGAGTCTGGTGTTTGCGCTGCAGGTGACGGCGGTCACGCCGCTGACCGGCAGCACGTCGAGCCAGCACATCGAGAACCAGCAGGCCGCCGCCGCCGAGGGCGTTCTCGCCGCGGCCGCGGACAACGGGACGCTCGAACGGACGCTGCTGTACTGGAACGAATCGGCGGACAACTGGCACGACGCCACCGCCGACGGGTACGTCCAGGGCCCCCCGCCGACGGCCTTCGGCGACACCCTCAAGCGAACCTTCCTCGATCGGGGGATCGTCTTCGACCTGACGCTGTACTACATCGACGGCGACGGCGACAGGCAGCGGCAGTCGATCGTCGACCTGGGGCAGCCCAGCGACCACGCCTCGACCGCCAGCCGGATCGTTACCCTCGCCGACGACGACCCGCTGCGGGAGCCTGACGGGTCGCCCGCGAGCGCCACGCTGTCGAACGCGTCGTACCTCGTCCCCGACGCCGATCCGGACGGGGCGCTGTACTCGGTCGTGGAGGTGGAGCTCGTCGTATGGCGGATGTGA
- a CDS encoding NAD(P)/FAD-dependent oxidoreductase: MTDTDGAREYEVVVVGGGPAGLQAALYTTRLGHDTAVVDRGGGRAAMMLDTHNVIGVTEDVSGNEFLQTAQEQVEDYGGDVVRDLIVETERTDDGRFRLVGNDAEFLADRVVLGVGFSDGRPEPPVPRTGKGLHYCLHCDAYMFVDRPVYVMGTGEATAHVAMIMLNFTDDVDVLLRGEAPEWSDETDEQLRAHPIDIVESEISGMNKSDDGWLESFEFEDGSTRQYRGGFAMYGSDYNTDLATQLGCDLNDDGTVAVDDSMETSVDGVYAVGDITQGHNQIPVAMGKGARAGIDIHYDLRDFPRDLETIRAEGPVGADEVPGIGERVHAAASAFEEARAPPIETPSVEPADDD, translated from the coding sequence ATGACTGATACCGACGGGGCTCGAGAGTACGAGGTCGTCGTCGTTGGTGGGGGCCCTGCGGGGCTCCAGGCGGCGCTGTACACGACGCGGCTCGGCCACGACACCGCGGTCGTCGACCGCGGCGGCGGCCGCGCAGCGATGATGCTCGACACGCACAACGTGATCGGCGTGACCGAGGACGTCTCGGGCAACGAGTTCCTGCAGACGGCACAGGAGCAGGTCGAGGACTACGGCGGCGACGTCGTCCGCGACCTGATCGTCGAGACCGAGCGGACCGACGACGGCCGGTTCCGGCTGGTCGGCAACGACGCGGAGTTCTTAGCCGACCGGGTCGTCCTCGGCGTCGGGTTCAGCGACGGCCGGCCGGAACCGCCGGTCCCCAGAACCGGGAAGGGGCTCCACTACTGTCTCCACTGCGACGCGTACATGTTCGTCGACCGTCCGGTCTACGTGATGGGGACCGGGGAGGCGACCGCCCACGTCGCGATGATTATGCTCAACTTCACCGACGATGTGGACGTGCTCCTCCGCGGCGAGGCCCCCGAGTGGAGCGACGAGACCGACGAACAGCTCCGGGCCCACCCGATCGACATCGTCGAAAGCGAGATCTCGGGGATGAACAAGAGCGACGACGGCTGGCTGGAATCCTTCGAGTTCGAGGATGGATCCACCAGACAGTACCGCGGCGGGTTCGCGATGTACGGTTCCGATTACAACACGGACCTCGCGACCCAACTCGGCTGCGACCTGAACGACGACGGCACGGTCGCGGTCGACGACAGTATGGAGACGAGCGTCGACGGCGTCTACGCCGTCGGGGACATCACCCAGGGGCACAACCAGATCCCGGTCGCGATGGGGAAGGGCGCCCGGGCCGGCATCGACATCCACTACGACCTGCGGGACTTCCCGCGGGACCTGGAGACGATCCGCGCGGAGGGCCCCGTCGGCGCCGACGAGGTGCCGGGCATCGGCGAGCGGGTCCACGCCGCCGCCTCGGCGTTCGAGGAGGCCCGCGCGCCGCCGATCGAGACGCCGTCGGTCGAGCCCGCCGACGACGACTGA
- a CDS encoding DUF7289 family protein, whose amino-acid sequence MTDRAVSSNLGLVLLLALTVVGAGAVVGIGGTAFEDIQHQTSVDRTEHAMTLLDAEAAVVGLGGADTRTVRLGRTTSGDYATDADTGWLRIAHTNYTANETETIYNASLGSVTYRTGGTTVAYQGGGVWRQQNGGTSMVSPPEFHYRGTTLTLPVLRVRSNDAATGETTATVSQDGELTRIYPTEVATDTDGVGAPYDVANPDGSIRQYDNPVRNGTVSVTVHSEYYRGWAEYFRTRTTGTVTVDDANRTATVVLETTGQVGAFQLPAKNEGVAVRGIGSGHSVTEFETSIKKDSGTFNNLWASFYIEEGDRAYEAVVEVPNGIGNNYCNGGTPGSETLAMDIYYHDAGTPEGVQMWSNDSIPSDSGPVQLACDGGDTVIEIDFTSTGQTFTYGGSNVDDDTAIDWDDRNASASVKPDPTTFDHSSDGEPRNYDYGDTQNLRILTRHYFAEFDSDFDLRVSHGPGNRGTTQIDTSASGGTLRYDTAGGGSFITYLHVTENNVTVELN is encoded by the coding sequence ATGACTGACCGCGCCGTCTCGTCGAACCTCGGACTCGTACTCCTGTTAGCCCTGACTGTGGTCGGCGCGGGCGCCGTCGTCGGGATCGGCGGGACCGCCTTCGAGGACATCCAACACCAGACCTCGGTGGACCGGACCGAACACGCTATGACGCTGCTCGACGCCGAGGCGGCGGTGGTCGGACTCGGCGGGGCCGACACCCGGACCGTCCGGCTGGGCCGGACCACAAGCGGGGACTACGCGACCGACGCCGACACCGGCTGGCTCAGGATCGCGCACACGAACTACACCGCCAACGAAACCGAGACCATCTACAACGCGTCGCTTGGGTCGGTCACCTACCGGACCGGCGGGACGACCGTCGCCTACCAGGGCGGCGGCGTCTGGCGACAGCAGAACGGGGGCACCTCGATGGTGTCGCCGCCGGAGTTCCACTACCGCGGCACGACCCTGACGCTGCCGGTCCTCCGCGTCCGGTCGAACGACGCCGCCACCGGTGAGACGACCGCGACCGTCAGCCAGGACGGGGAGTTGACCCGGATCTACCCCACGGAGGTCGCAACCGACACCGACGGCGTCGGCGCGCCGTACGACGTCGCGAACCCCGACGGCTCGATCCGGCAGTACGACAACCCGGTCCGGAACGGGACGGTGTCGGTCACCGTCCACAGCGAGTACTACCGTGGATGGGCCGAATACTTCCGGACCCGGACGACCGGCACCGTCACCGTCGACGACGCGAACCGGACCGCCACGGTCGTCTTAGAGACGACCGGCCAGGTCGGCGCGTTCCAGCTTCCGGCGAAAAACGAGGGCGTCGCCGTCCGCGGGATCGGCTCCGGCCACTCGGTGACCGAGTTCGAGACCTCGATCAAGAAGGACAGCGGGACGTTCAACAACCTCTGGGCGTCGTTCTACATCGAGGAGGGCGACAGAGCCTACGAGGCGGTCGTCGAGGTCCCGAACGGGATCGGAAACAACTACTGCAACGGTGGCACACCCGGCTCCGAGACGCTGGCGATGGACATCTACTACCACGACGCCGGAACCCCGGAGGGGGTCCAGATGTGGTCGAACGACTCGATCCCCTCCGACTCCGGGCCGGTCCAACTCGCCTGCGACGGCGGCGACACCGTGATCGAGATCGACTTCACGAGCACCGGGCAGACGTTCACGTATGGCGGGAGCAACGTCGACGACGACACCGCGATCGACTGGGACGATCGCAACGCCTCGGCGAGTGTCAAACCCGACCCGACCACGTTCGACCACAGTAGCGACGGGGAACCGAGGAACTACGACTACGGCGACACCCAGAACCTCCGGATCCTCACCCGCCACTACTTCGCGGAGTTCGACTCCGACTTCGACCTCCGGGTGAGCCACGGGCCGGGGAACCGGGGGACCACCCAGATCGACACCTCGGCGTCGGGCGGGACGCTCCGGTACGACACGGCCGGGGGAGGGTCGTTCATCACCTACCTCCACGTCACCGAGAACAACGTGACCGTGGAGTTGAACTGA